One window of the Babesia microti strain RI chromosome IV, complete genome genome contains the following:
- a CDS encoding hypothetical protein (overlaps_old_locusTagID:BBM_III05390) encodes MAYMKQEQLPTVSTNKIGFGYSAIAVSEGGCTIAVYKDRHVYLFPTCSPTIASCTINIPEKKQQLNYNNQVSICKNYTQCPTVNEIEPIQSNSGTEESHGKISISNSLLVNHIKFIFSGQLLFVAGPNILCIFSLEQVECRCLLNIDLFQVYNKSARCCHDNLVEKSLDTLVSIDVVCYRNSVNTNNGTYQLVDIIASYQPQKPVFMRVYFDETSYFIDCQRSHTFNNYLFNLHKQLSCKFTRININEFDEEDPIYNIFYDKNDPNTFEIGHVCTQGYTFPVAVVLTHQSKKSRLIHQAMSLSSLPMSEFKKIDQYQNYLNDFELEYAAELALAIGPKLLCIITITYQCQGVFLTQDCDNCWYKCTNPPNCRCVNVEFVTMPWKNHLPKQIYSHPKIDMFAVLFPNRFLILTNQHYEKSYNTANSDLDNCEDISDFIPLLGKCWFIKYNFIEPIVKQRCFFGAFSGEPLNNYFICNWKTTFSYQIALYDNTANTGISAKLLVLNTSKYKGLSQFVWVPNYRIIVGIGGFSGELIYISPRKSINWAQMIPDFLPISQNIEYVEREDDFDQYLEVRSNDYQYKVKELWILPWEPVSHKLGISNFKFYNIQHILSDGVYDECEEIVIDDKELSAEHFTDNYLKISIDEFKSII; translated from the coding sequence ATGGCTTACATGAAGCAGGAACAGTTGCCTACCGTATCTACGAACAAGATTGGATTTGGCTACTCTGCAATTGCAGTCTCAGAAGGGGGATGCACAATTGCAGTGTACAAAGATAGACATGTCTACCTCTTCCCGACTTGTTCACCTACAATCGCATCATGTACCATAAATATACCAGAAAAAAAACAACAGTTAAACTACAATAACCAAGTTTCAATTTGCAAAAACTATACTCAATGCCCTACAGTGAATGAAATTGAGCCGATACAATCCAACAGTGGAACAGAGGAATCGCACGGTAAAATATCCATTTCTAATAGTTTATTGGTAAaccatataaaatttatattctcGGGCCAGCTTCTATTCGTTGCTGGACCCAATATTCTATGTATATTTAGTCTGGAACAAGTCGAGTGCCGGTGCCTACTCAATATAGACCTTTTTCAAGTATATAATAAGTCTGCAAGGTGCTGCCATGATAATTTGGTTGAAAAATCATTGGATACCCTGGTATCAATTGATGTGGTATGTTACCGGAATTCAGTAAATACGAATAATGGCACTTACCAGCTTGTAGATATTATCGCATCTTATCAACCCCAAAAACCAGTATTTATGCGGGTTTATTTTGACGAAACCAGCTATTTTATTGATTGCCAAAGGAGCCATACTTTCAATAATTActtatttaatttacataaacaATTGTCGTGTAAATTTACTCGCATTAACATTAACGAATTTGACGAAGAGGACccaatatataacattttttacGATAAAAATGATCCTAATACATTCGAAATTGGTCATGTTTGCACCCAAGGTTACACTTTCCCGGTTGCAGTGGTTCTAACCCATCAAAGCAAAAAATCAAGATTAATTCACCAGGCTATGTCCTTAAGCTCGCTGCCTATGAGTGAATTTAAAAAGATAGATCAATACCagaattatttgaatgatttcGAACTTGAATATGCCGCTGAACTTGCTCTTGCTATTGGCCCCAAActtttatgtataataactATTACTTACCAATGTCAAGGCGTATTTCTCACCCAGGACTGTGATAATTGCTGGTATAAATGCACCAATCCACCAAATTGCAGATGTGTTAATGTGGAATTTGTAACAATGCCTTGGAAAAATCATTTAccaaaacaaatatattccCACCCCAAAATTGACATGTTTGCAGTGTTATTTCCCAATCGTTTCCTcattttgacaaatcaaCACTATGAAAAATCATACAACACAGCCAATTCTGATTTGGATAATTGTGAAGATATATCGGATTTCATTCCATTGTTGGGGAAATGTTGGTTcataaaatacaatttcataGAACCGATTGTAAAACAACGCTGCTTCTTTGGTGCCTTTTCCGGCGAACCACTTAATAACTATTTCATCTGTAACTGGAAGACCACATTCTCTTACCAAATTGCACTATATGATAACACAGCAAATACAGGGATATCTGCTAAGCTATTAGTGCTAAATACATCGAAATATAAGGGGCTGTCACAATTTGTATGGGTACCAAACTATCGCATAATTGTAGGAATAGGTGGATTTAGCGgagaattaatttatatatcgCCAagaaaatcaattaattggGCGCAGATGATCCCGGATTTCTTGCCCATATCTCAAAATATAGAGTACGTTGAGCGTGAAGATGATTTTGACCAATATTTAGAAGTTAGGTCCAATGATTACCAATATAAGGTTAAAGAGCTTTGGATTTTGCCCTGGGAACCAGTGTCCCACAAGTTAGGCATTAGCAACTTCAAGttttacaatatacaaCACATTTTATCTGACGGTGTTTATGATGAATGTGAAGAGATTGTGATTGATGATAAGGAATTGTCTGCTGAGCATTTTACTGATAATTATcttaaaatttcaattgatgaatttaagtcaattatataa
- a CDS encoding enoyl reductase (overlaps_old_locusTagID:BBM_III05395) yields MKVILRCHNGVFIDRLDLPDDATGDTLRKIFYSKYHYYPERQKWTLNSANGTLLEDKPLSSLGVKDDSTLFFKDLGVQVSWRMVFCLEYMGPLLIFPCLYFFPSIFYPTTSVPKSPTQVTAFFMLILHFLKREIESLFIHRFSRSTMPLTNLITNCVHYWLFCGVGIGYYIFHPYYSPNPITSNKFCQTIIVGLFITFEFLNLMTHLTLRDLRTPGTKERNIPNGWGYQYVSCAHYLWEICCWITFSMLVQTISAYAFTILAAFIMSKWALKKHETYFKQFPSYPKSRKAIFPFIL; encoded by the exons ATGAAGGTCATACTTCGCTGTCACAACGGTGTATTTATTGATAGGTTAGATCTTCCAGACGATGCAACTGGGGATACTCTAAGGAAGATATTTTACTCCAAAT ATCATTATTATCCCGAGCGTCAGAAATGGACTCTGAACTCTGCAAATGGCACTTTGCTTGAAGATAAGCCATTGTCTTCATTGGGCGTAAAGGACGATTCGACGCTATTTTTTAAAGACTTAG GCGTCCAAGTCTCATGGAGGATGGTTTTTTGTCTCGAGTACATGGGACCCCTGTTAATCTTTCCATGCTTGTACTTTTTCCCATCGATATTCTATCCTACCACTTCAGTACCAAAATCACCGACGCAAGTTACTGCTTTTTTCATGCTGATATTGCATTTTTTGAAGAGGGAAATAGAATCGCTCTTCATCCATCGCTTTTCTAGGTCCACCATGCCTTTGACCAATCTCATCACAAACTGTGTTCACTACTG GCTATTTTGTGGCGTAGGAATTGGTTACTATATATTTCACCCATATTACTCCCCCAATCCCATAACTTCCAACAAATTCTGCCAGACAATAATAGTAGGACTTTTTATaacatttgaatttttaaatctAATGACCCATCTCACGCTAAGGGATTTGAGGACGCCTG GCACTAAGGAGAGAAATATACCTAATGGATGGGGGTATCAATACGTTTCTTGTGCCCATTATTTATGGGAGATTTGCTGTTGGATCACCTTTTCTATGCTCGTACAAACGATTAGTGCTTATGCCTTTACCATTCTTGCAGCATTTATCATGTCTAAATGGGCATTAAAAAAGCACGAAACATACTTTAAGCAATTTCCTAGTTATCCAAA ATCCAGAAAAGCCATATTCCCCTTCATATTGTGA
- a CDS encoding AAA domain (overlaps_old_locusTagID:BBM_III05400), translating into MPSNVSKRLKFYITNEFRYKIPVTVSHKIVNSAVTNIVSMKRPCESDFQADLQYLRNFASGSLHPTIQIPNVSSQTALPSLNHTSNYAVNYASNYSTTNTASNVSTAATAATPACVNTVGYGQVVVGQHPQFNQQVLNDDNVLNFFEIRLRHLKVKESSSYTQTNGVFTCHLLLTGQCQNYTTTGTSNTKKGARRDAVRNLICQLGPPSLNECYEITKWMVKGFLASYRINVLNNRKFYKDGVHCHALDYGSSQTGIGTQTQNYWTQSHNQPPQAYTVMGYGMGQIEAEIDALQRLYIYVKSALPKPAPEPIIMNSAKKLKTDDGSITNNNIPMGASMSKYDVGNINYIKSAIVAKWQIKQTEDVTTDSGRFSCTLEWNWIDFNNQHQQKTIFGWGSSKAEARADAGLKMLSHIGIIEPLTPDDLRMASEVRDCIAKSPDVLILKCADLLCNSSTSLWLFFLLDVFKHGIYKFNQQEFDQLINSILKACGADQAIDDTSNTTTAFGSVESNEYTDCLLYPEVNSISNENTTANDSTAIAGINPKKHNFTKFIRPDLWQDIIDTIQYLVDARHCDLGLHILKRLIEIPLDGTFFISKEAAFYFKKHRILLALEYNAGLRDGLVNKSMQRNDVLYGKVVSIQPTVVIISGDYTLPTDYKDKLAYKEDNIIAVSHDSANPSDTNSYFMLGLVTAVKTENYKYTINLRVLFDSITNSSNFGLDTINCRLVDLGSSIPNKRMVEALRSFTFNRSLNFKSPLYHRYSSFLQNLIINSYTPFGAYNSVIINRNSGAHDNLVKTMNLTPAQSLACKSAIENELTLIQGPPGTGKTHLACSIIHCWSKIYSYDKILAVADSNIAADNLLQGLTDRDISAIRIGQGSEPELQERAIQGMKRYNEYTTLRDSGRYKEAMTLKTQMISEAVKRARIVIATCVGCGNEIVSSEVFTKVIIDECAQSIECSNIIPLTHSCNQLVLIGDHKQLRPTILSQDALFKGLSISLLERLAIFAPSCVHLLNVQRRMHPSISQFPNQHFYEHRLTDGENVFAYTPLKGFKWPCENFNVCFVDVSIGCAGSNYERPQGQSKYNIIETNVVVALLSSFISAGEITSRQIGILTPYDSQKYHLKTKINSTFPSDVCNGLEIDSVDGFQGKEKDLIIFSAVRSNSDGTVGFLKDSRRMNVMLTRARRGIVVVGDRFTLMNETTNWKAWLQFLSDRNSIIRISDLKEHLQFPSEQLLLSINSDC; encoded by the exons ATGCCATCGAATGTATCAAAAagattgaaattttatataactaATGAATTTAGGTATAAAATACCAGTCACAGTTTCacataaaattgtaaacaGTGCGGTTACTAATATCGTAAGTATGAAAAGGCCTTGCGAATCGGACTTCCAGGCCGATTTGCAGTACTTACGCAATTTTGCCAGTGGATCTCTTCATCCTACTATACAAATCCCAAATGTATCTAGTCAAACTGCCCTTCCATCACTTAACCACACGTCTAACTATGCGGTCAATTATGCATCAAATTATTCAACAACAAATACAGCATCTAACGTTAGCACTGCAGCAACTGCTGCTACGCCTGCTTGCGTTAATACAGTAGGTTATGGACAAGTTGTTGTAGGCCAACACCCGCAATTCAACCAGCAGGTCCTTAACGACGATAATGTACTAAATTTCTTTGAGATACGCCTTAGGCACTTGAAAGTCAAGGAGTCATCTAGTTACACTCAAACTAATGGCGTTTTCACATGCCACTTGTTATTGACAGGGCAATGCCAAAATTACACGACTACTGGGACATCTAACACCAAGAAAGGAGCGAGAAGGGATGCAGTTCGGAATTTGATATGTCAATTAGGGCCACCATCACttaat GAATGTTATGAAATTACTAAATGGATGGTAAAAGGATTTCTGGCAAGTTACCGTATTAATGTGTTAAATAACcgcaaattttacaaag ATGGAGTGCATTGCCACGCCCTTGACTATGGTTCTTCCCAAACAGGCATCGGGACACAAACTCAAAATTATTGGACCCAGTCCCATAACCAACCACCGCAGGCATACACGGTAATGGGCTACGGCATGGGCCAAATTGAGGCGGAGATTGATGCACTACAACGTCTTTACATATATGTTAAAAGTGCATTGCCGAAACCTGCGCCTGAACCTATCATCATGAATAgtgcaaaaaaattaaaaactGATGACGGTTCTATCACGAACAACAACATACCAATGGGCGCCAGCATGAGCAAGTATGACGTGGGTAACATTAACTATATCAAAAGCGCTATCGTTGCAAAGTGGCAGATCAAG CAAACAGAAGATGTGACAACTGATTCGGGCAGGTTTAGTTGTACCTTGGAATGGAACTGGATAGACTTCAACAACCAACACCAACAA AAGACAATATTCGGTTGGGGTAGTTCAAAGGCAGAGGCACGTGCTGATGCTGGGCTCAAAATGCTATCACATATTGGAATTATTGAGCCATTAACACCAGATGATCTAAGAATGGCTAGTGAAGTTAGAGATTGTATTGCAAAG AGTCCAGATGTTCTAATTCTTAAATGCGCTGATTTACTTTGCAACAGCAGCACTTCATTGTGGCTTTTCTTCCTTCTTGACGTGTTTAAGCATGGgatttacaaatttaaccaACAAGAATTTGACCAATTGATCAACTCAATACTTAAAGCTTGTGGTGCAGACCAAGCTATAGATGATACCAGTAATACTACCACTGCCTTTGGGTCAGTTGAAAGTAATGAATATACTGACTGTCTTCTATATCCCGAGGTTAACAGTATTTCCAATGAAAATACTACTGCAAATGATTCTACTGCAATCGCCGGAATTAACCCCAAAAAACATAATTTCACCAAATTTATCAGACCGGACCTATGGCAAGATATAATAGATACTATTCAATACCTAGTAGATGCCAGGCATTGCGATTTGGGATTGCATATACTAAAACGTTTGATAGAAATACCTCTGGATGGCACGTTTTTTATATCTAAAGAGGCAGCtttttatttcaaaaagCATCGCATTTTGCTAGCCCTGGAGTACAACGCAGGATTGCGTGATGGACTTGTGAACAAGTCAATGCAACGAAACGACGTGCTGTATGGAAAAGTCGTGTCAATACAGCCCACTGTTGTAATTATCTCTGGCGATTATACCCTTCCCACTG ATTACAAAGATAAACTTGCCTACAAAGAAGATAACATAATTGCAGTATCACATGATTCAGCCAATCCATCTGATACTAATAGCTACTTTATGCTCGGATTGGTTACAGCAGTAAAGACTGAAAACTATAAGTACACTATCAATCTGCGGGTTTTATTTGACTCTATTACCAACTCAAGCAATTTTGGCTTGGATACAATTAACTGTAGGTTGGTCGACTTGGGTAGCTCAATACCTAACAAGAGGATGGTAGAAGCCTTGCGCAGCTTCACGTTCAATAGATCGCTTAATTTCAAATCGCCACTATACCATCGTTATTCTTCATTCCTTCAAAACTTGattataaattcatatacACCATTTGGTGCGTATAATTCGGTCATTATAAATCGCAACAGCGGGGCCCATGACAACCTAGTCAAGACTATGAATTTGACTCCGGCCCAATCGCTTGCTTGCAAATCGGCCATTGAAAATGAGCTCACCCTCATACAAG GCCCTCCAGGCACGGGTAAGACACATCTTGCCTGTTCAATCATACACTGCTGGTCTAAAATCTACAGctatgataaaattttggcaGTGGCTGACTCAAACATAGCAG CcgataatttgttgcaaGGCTTGACAGATAGGGATATCTCTGCAATCAGAATTGGCCAGGGCTCTGAGCCAGAATTGCAAGAGAGGGCGATACAAGGTATGAAAAGGTACAATGAATACACAACTTTGAGAGACAGTGGAAGATACAAAGAGGCGATGACACTGAAGACTCAAATGATTTCTGAGGCTGTTAAAAGGGCAAGAATTGTCATAGCGACATGTGTTGGTTGTGGGAATGAAATCGTCTCATCTGAAGTTTTTACTAAGGTCATAATTGACGAGTGCGCCCAGTCAATAG AATGCTCGAATATCATACCACTAACCCATTCCTGCAACCAGCTTGTGCTTATTGGAGATCATAAGCAACTGAGACCCACGATATTATCCCAAGATGCATTATTCAAGGG ACTTTCTATATCACTGTTAGAAAGACTGGCTATATTTGCCCCCTCTTGTGTACACTTACTTAACGTTCAAAGGAGGATGCATCCGTCGATATCGCAATTTCCGAATCAACATTTCTACGAACACCGTCTGACGGATGGGGAAAACGTATTCGCTTACACTCCACTTAAGGGTTTCAAGTGGCCATGCGAAAATTTCAATGTATGCTTTGTGGACGTGTCTATTGGCTGCGCTGGATCAAATTACGAGAGGCCACAGGGTCAATcgaaatataatattat tGAAACAAACGTGGTTGTGGCGTTGTTGAGTAGTTTCATATCTGCTGGCGAAATTACCAGTAGGCAAATTGGTATATTAACTCCGTATGACAgccaaaaatatcaccTCAAAActaaaataaattcaacGTTTCCTAGTGACGTATGTAATGGCCTTGAAATCGATTCGGTTGATGGATTTCAAGGCAAAGAGAAGGATTTGATCATCTTCTCAGCCGTTCGATCTAATTCGGATGGTACCGTTGGATTCCTTAAAGACTCGAGGAGGATGAATGTAATGCTCACTAGGGCTAGGAGGGGAATTGTTGTTGTGGGTGATAGGTTTACATTGAT GAATGAGACTACTAATTGGAAGGCATGGCTACAGTTCTTGAGCGATagaaattcaattataaGAATTTCAGACTTGAAGgaacatttacaatttccAAGTGAGCAGCTCCTGCTCTCCATCAATTCAGATTGCTGA